In the genome of Streptomyces collinus, one region contains:
- a CDS encoding GlxA family transcriptional regulator: MLQNVAVALLDGVNPFELGVVCEVFGTDRSDEGLPVYDFAVASAEGPVLRMNSGFSLQAEHGLERLETADLIAVPAGHTYAYRDFPPELLDSLRRAVDRGARVLSVCSGVFVLAAAGLLDGRRCATHWKHAKDLARQYPHVIVEPDVLYVDEDPVITSAGTAAGIDACLHLVRKEQGSEVANKIARRMVVPPHRDGGQAQYIERPLPHPEGDTIGDVLAWMERHLDEEVTVEQLAAHAHMSPRTFARRFQQETGTTPYRWILRQRVLLAQRLLEATDETMDAIAGRTGFGNAATLRHHFVRAIGTTPNSYRRTFRGPEAA, translated from the coding sequence ATGCTGCAGAACGTGGCCGTCGCCTTGCTCGACGGCGTGAACCCCTTCGAACTGGGTGTGGTGTGCGAGGTCTTCGGCACCGACCGGAGCGACGAGGGCCTGCCGGTCTACGACTTCGCCGTCGCCTCGGCCGAGGGCCCCGTGCTGCGCATGAATTCGGGCTTCTCGCTCCAGGCCGAGCACGGCCTGGAGCGTCTGGAGACGGCCGACCTGATCGCGGTGCCGGCCGGCCACACCTACGCGTACCGGGATTTCCCCCCGGAGCTGCTGGACTCCCTGCGCCGTGCGGTCGACCGCGGCGCCCGGGTGCTGAGCGTGTGCTCCGGTGTCTTCGTGCTGGCCGCGGCCGGGCTGCTGGACGGCCGCCGCTGCGCCACGCACTGGAAGCACGCCAAGGACCTCGCCCGGCAGTACCCGCACGTGATCGTCGAACCGGACGTGCTCTACGTCGACGAGGACCCGGTGATCACCTCCGCCGGCACGGCCGCCGGCATCGACGCCTGCCTGCACCTGGTGCGCAAGGAGCAGGGCTCCGAGGTCGCCAACAAGATCGCCCGGCGGATGGTGGTACCGCCGCACCGCGACGGCGGCCAGGCCCAGTACATCGAGCGCCCGCTCCCCCACCCCGAGGGCGACACGATCGGCGACGTGCTGGCGTGGATGGAACGCCATCTCGACGAGGAGGTCACCGTCGAGCAGCTCGCCGCCCACGCCCACATGTCCCCGCGCACCTTCGCCCGCCGCTTCCAGCAGGAGACCGGGACCACTCCCTACCGCTGGATCCTGCGCCAGCGCGTGCTGCTGGCCCAGCGGCTGCTGGAGGCGACGGACGAGACGATGGACGCGATCGCCGGTCGAACGGGGTTCGGCAACGCGGCCACGCTGCGCCACCACTTCGTCCGGGCGATCGGGACCACGCCGAACTCCTATCGGCGGACGTTCAGAGGCCCCGAAGCGGCCTGA
- a CDS encoding ribonucleotide-diphosphate reductase subunit beta, translating to MSTQNLLDPGFELTLRPMRYPDFYERYRDAIKNTWTVEEVDLHSDVADLAKLSPAEQHLIGRLVAFFATGDSIVANNLVLTLYKHINSPEARLYLSRQLFEEAVHVQFYLTLLDTYLPDPEDRAAAFAAVENIPSIREKASFCFKWMDSVDKLDRLETQADRRRFLLNLICFAACIEGLFFYGAFAYVYWFRSRGLLHGLATGTNWVFRDETMHMSFAFEVVDTVRKEEPELFDDRLQQEVTDMLREAVEAELQFARDLCGDGLPGMNTESMRQYLECVADQRLTRLGFAPVYGSENPFSFMELQGVQELTNFFERRPSAYQVAVEGTVDLDEDF from the coding sequence ATGAGCACCCAGAACCTTCTCGACCCCGGCTTCGAACTGACTCTCCGCCCCATGCGCTACCCGGACTTCTACGAGCGCTACCGGGACGCCATCAAGAACACCTGGACCGTGGAGGAGGTCGACCTCCACTCGGACGTCGCCGACCTCGCCAAGCTGTCACCGGCGGAGCAGCACCTGATCGGCCGGCTGGTCGCGTTCTTCGCCACGGGCGACTCGATCGTCGCCAACAACCTCGTGCTGACGCTGTACAAGCACATCAACTCCCCAGAGGCGCGGCTCTACCTGAGCCGTCAGCTCTTCGAGGAGGCCGTGCACGTCCAGTTCTATCTGACGCTGCTCGACACCTATCTGCCCGACCCGGAGGACCGCGCGGCGGCCTTCGCGGCCGTGGAGAACATCCCGTCCATCCGCGAGAAGGCCTCGTTCTGCTTCAAGTGGATGGACTCGGTGGACAAGCTGGACCGGCTGGAGACCCAGGCCGACCGCCGCCGCTTCCTGCTCAACCTGATCTGCTTCGCCGCGTGCATCGAGGGCCTGTTCTTCTACGGCGCCTTCGCGTACGTCTACTGGTTCCGCAGCCGGGGCCTGCTGCACGGCCTGGCCACCGGCACCAACTGGGTGTTCCGCGACGAGACGATGCACATGTCCTTCGCCTTCGAGGTGGTCGACACCGTCCGCAAGGAGGAGCCGGAGCTGTTCGACGACCGGCTCCAGCAGGAGGTGACGGACATGCTCCGGGAGGCCGTCGAGGCCGAGCTGCAGTTCGCGCGCGACCTGTGCGGTGACGGCCTGCCGGGCATGAACACCGAGTCGATGCGGCAGTACCTGGAGTGCGTCGCCGACCAGCGGCTCACCCGCCTCGGCTTCGCTCCGGTCTACGGCTCCGAGAACCCCTTCTCCTTCATGGAGCTGCAGGGCGTTCAGGAGCTGACCAACTTCTTCGAGCGGCGGCCCTCCGCGTACCAGGTGGCGGTGGAGGGCACCGTCGACCTGGACGAGGACTTCTGA
- a CDS encoding ribonucleoside-diphosphate reductase subunit alpha, translating into MTIAPAEPVSASEEEHDAPGAALLRTLTELTADLPDAEPGRVAAAALRGRSAQADEGELRELATEAAAGLISEDPAYSRLAARLLTIGIREEAASQGVTSFTESVAVGHREGLIADRTAEFVRLHAARLDALVDTGADDRFGYFGLRTLHSRYLLRHPITRKVVETPQHFMLRVAAGLAEDDTRRSVDEVAALYGLMSRLDYLPSSPTLFNSGTRHPQMSSCYLLDSPKDELDSIYDRYHQVARLSKHAGGIGLAYSRIRARGSLIRGTNGHSNGIVPFLKTLDASVAAVNQGGRRKGAAAVYLETWHSDIEEFLELRDNTGEDARRTHNLNLAHWVPDEFMRRVNADAQWSLFSPSDVPELVDLWGEEFDAAYRAAEAKGLARKTLPARELYGRMMRTLAQTGNGWMTFKDAANRTANQTAERGHVVHSSNLCTEILEVTSDGETAVCNLGSVNLGSFVDSSTGDLDWERLDETVRTAVTFLDRVVDINFYPTEQAGRSNARWRPVGLGAMGLQDVFFKLRLPFDSPEAKALSTRIAERIMLAAYEASADLAERNGPLPAWEKTRTARGVLHPDHYEAELTWPDRWAALRERVATTGMRNSLLLAIAPTATIASIAGVYECIEPQVSNLFKRETLSGEFLQVNSYLVDELKRLGVWDARTREALREASGSVQDFAWIPEDVRALYRTAWEIPQRGLIDMAAARTPFLDQSQSLNLFLETPTIGKLSSMYAYAWKSGLKTTYYLRSRPATRIARAARATVPVQATPDPEAVACSLENPESCEACQ; encoded by the coding sequence GTGACCATCGCGCCAGCCGAACCGGTCTCAGCCAGCGAAGAAGAGCACGACGCCCCAGGCGCCGCGCTGTTGCGGACCCTGACCGAGCTGACCGCCGACCTCCCCGACGCCGAGCCCGGCCGGGTCGCCGCCGCGGCGCTGCGCGGCCGGTCCGCGCAGGCGGACGAGGGCGAGTTGCGGGAGCTGGCGACGGAGGCCGCGGCCGGTCTGATCTCCGAGGACCCCGCCTACTCCAGGCTGGCCGCCCGGCTGCTGACCATCGGCATCCGCGAGGAGGCCGCCTCGCAGGGCGTCACGTCCTTCACCGAGTCCGTGGCGGTGGGCCACCGCGAGGGCCTCATCGCCGACCGCACCGCCGAGTTCGTCCGGCTGCACGCGGCCCGGCTCGACGCCCTGGTCGACACCGGCGCCGATGACCGCTTCGGCTACTTCGGCCTGCGCACCCTGCACAGCCGCTATCTGCTCCGGCACCCGATCACCCGCAAGGTCGTCGAGACGCCCCAGCACTTCATGCTGCGGGTCGCCGCCGGTCTCGCCGAGGACGACACCCGCCGCTCCGTCGACGAAGTCGCCGCGCTCTACGGGCTCATGAGCCGCCTCGACTACCTCCCCTCCTCCCCCACCCTCTTCAACTCGGGCACCCGGCACCCGCAGATGTCGTCCTGCTACCTCCTCGACTCCCCCAAGGACGAGCTGGACTCCATCTACGACCGGTACCACCAGGTGGCCCGGCTGTCGAAGCACGCCGGCGGCATCGGACTCGCGTACTCCCGCATCCGCGCCCGCGGTTCCCTGATCCGCGGCACCAACGGCCACTCCAACGGCATCGTCCCGTTCCTGAAGACCCTCGACGCCTCGGTCGCCGCCGTGAACCAGGGCGGCCGGCGCAAGGGCGCCGCCGCGGTGTACCTGGAGACCTGGCACTCCGACATCGAGGAGTTCCTGGAGCTGCGCGACAACACCGGCGAGGACGCCCGCCGCACGCACAACCTGAACCTGGCGCACTGGGTGCCGGACGAGTTCATGCGGCGCGTGAACGCCGACGCGCAGTGGTCGCTGTTCTCCCCCTCGGACGTGCCCGAGCTGGTCGACCTGTGGGGCGAGGAGTTCGACGCCGCGTACCGGGCGGCCGAGGCGAAGGGCCTCGCGCGGAAGACCCTGCCCGCCCGTGAGCTGTACGGCCGCATGATGCGCACCCTCGCGCAGACCGGCAACGGCTGGATGACCTTCAAGGACGCCGCCAACCGCACCGCCAACCAGACGGCTGAGCGGGGCCACGTCGTCCACTCCTCCAACCTCTGCACGGAGATCCTGGAGGTCACCAGCGACGGGGAGACCGCCGTCTGCAACCTGGGCTCGGTCAACCTGGGTTCCTTTGTCGACTCATCGACCGGTGATCTCGACTGGGAGCGGCTGGACGAGACCGTCCGCACGGCCGTGACCTTCCTCGACCGGGTCGTGGACATCAACTTCTACCCGACCGAGCAGGCGGGCCGCTCCAACGCCCGCTGGCGTCCGGTCGGCCTCGGCGCGATGGGCCTCCAGGACGTCTTCTTCAAGCTGCGTCTGCCCTTCGACTCGCCGGAGGCCAAGGCCCTCTCCACCCGGATCGCCGAGCGGATCATGCTCGCCGCGTACGAGGCCTCCGCCGACCTCGCCGAGCGCAACGGCCCGTTGCCGGCCTGGGAGAAGACCCGTACGGCCCGGGGTGTACTGCACCCCGACCACTACGAAGCGGAGCTCACCTGGCCGGACCGCTGGGCGGCCCTGCGCGAGCGCGTCGCCACGACCGGCATGCGCAACTCGCTCCTGCTCGCCATCGCCCCGACGGCCACGATCGCCTCCATCGCGGGCGTGTACGAGTGCATCGAGCCGCAGGTGTCCAACCTGTTCAAGCGCGAGACGCTGTCGGGTGAGTTCCTCCAGGTCAACTCCTACCTGGTGGACGAGCTGAAGCGGCTCGGCGTGTGGGACGCCCGCACCCGGGAGGCCCTGCGCGAGGCCAGCGGCTCGGTGCAGGACTTCGCCTGGATCCCCGAGGACGTGCGCGCCCTCTACCGCACGGCGTGGGAGATCCCGCAGCGCGGCCTGATCGACATGGCTGCGGCCAGGACCCCGTTCCTGGACCAGTCCCAGTCCCTGAACCTGTTCCTGGAGACGCCGACCATCGGCAAGCTCTCCTCGATGTACGCCTACGCCTGGAAGTCCGGGCTGAAGACCACGTACTACCTGCGCTCGCGCCCGGCGACCCGCATCGCCCGCGCCGCCCGGGCCACCGTCCCCGTGCAGGCCACCCCCGATCCCGAAGCGGTCGCCTGCTCCCTGGAAAACCCCGAGTCCTGCGAGGCCTGCCAGTAA
- the mctP gene encoding monocarboxylate uptake permease MctP encodes MKDGVNGVALGVFIFFFLAVTVMGFLAARWRKAENEQSLDEWGLGGRSFGTWVTWFLLGGDLYTAYTFVAVPAAIYAAGAAGFFAVPYTILVYPLIFTFLPRLWSVSHKHGYVTTSDFVRGRFGSKGLSLAVALTGILATMPYIALQLVGIQAVLDVMGVGGGENTNWFIKDLPLLIAFGVLAAYTYSSGLRAPALIAFVKDTLIYIVIAVAIIYIPIKLGGFDDIFAKASEAYSQTNPATGAPRGALTPAEPGQWTYATLALGSALALFMYPHSITATLSSKSREVIRRNTTILPLYSLMLGLLALLGFMAIAAGIKVQNGQLAIPQLFETMFPDWFAGVAFAAIGIGALVPAAIMSIAAANLFTRNIYKDFIKPDATPAQETKVSKLVSLLVKVGALAFVLTMDKTVAINFQLLGGIWILQTFPALVGGLFTRWFHRWALLAGWAVGMVYGTVAAYGVASPTQKHFGGSAKEIPGIGEIGYIGLTAFVLNVVVTVVLTFVLKALKAPDGIDETKPEDYTADAGDPGVQVELPPATAGSAH; translated from the coding sequence GTGAAGGACGGCGTGAACGGCGTCGCGCTCGGCGTCTTCATCTTCTTCTTCCTGGCCGTGACGGTCATGGGTTTCCTGGCCGCGCGCTGGCGCAAGGCCGAGAACGAGCAGAGCCTGGACGAATGGGGCCTGGGCGGCCGCTCGTTCGGCACCTGGGTCACCTGGTTCCTGCTCGGCGGTGACCTGTACACGGCGTACACCTTCGTCGCCGTGCCGGCGGCGATCTACGCGGCGGGCGCGGCGGGCTTCTTCGCGGTGCCGTACACGATCCTGGTGTACCCGCTGATCTTCACCTTCCTCCCCCGCCTGTGGTCGGTGTCCCACAAGCACGGCTACGTCACGACCTCCGACTTCGTGCGCGGCCGCTTCGGCTCCAAGGGTCTGTCGCTGGCCGTGGCCCTCACCGGCATCCTCGCGACCATGCCGTACATCGCGCTCCAACTGGTGGGCATCCAGGCCGTGCTGGACGTGATGGGCGTCGGCGGCGGCGAGAACACCAACTGGTTCATCAAGGACCTGCCGCTGCTGATCGCGTTCGGCGTGCTGGCCGCGTACACGTACTCGTCGGGTCTGCGGGCCCCCGCCCTCATCGCGTTCGTGAAGGACACGCTGATCTACATCGTCATCGCGGTGGCGATCATCTACATCCCGATCAAGCTGGGCGGCTTCGACGACATCTTCGCCAAGGCCAGTGAGGCGTACAGCCAGACCAACCCGGCGACGGGCGCGCCGCGCGGTGCGCTGACACCGGCCGAGCCGGGCCAGTGGACGTACGCCACGCTGGCGTTGGGCTCCGCCCTGGCGCTCTTCATGTACCCGCACTCGATCACGGCGACGCTGTCCTCGAAGAGCCGTGAGGTGATCCGCCGCAACACCACGATCCTGCCGCTGTACTCGCTGATGCTGGGTCTGCTGGCGCTGCTCGGGTTCATGGCGATCGCGGCCGGCATCAAGGTGCAGAACGGGCAGCTGGCGATCCCGCAGCTGTTCGAGACGATGTTCCCGGACTGGTTCGCGGGCGTTGCGTTCGCGGCGATCGGCATCGGCGCGCTGGTGCCCGCGGCCATCATGTCCATCGCGGCCGCGAACCTCTTCACCCGCAACATCTACAAGGACTTCATCAAGCCGGACGCGACTCCCGCGCAGGAGACCAAGGTCTCCAAGCTGGTGTCGCTGCTGGTGAAGGTCGGCGCCCTGGCCTTCGTCCTCACCATGGACAAGACGGTCGCCATCAACTTCCAGCTGCTGGGCGGCATCTGGATCCTGCAGACCTTCCCGGCCCTGGTCGGCGGCCTGTTCACCCGCTGGTTCCACCGCTGGGCCCTGCTCGCGGGCTGGGCGGTCGGCATGGTCTACGGCACGGTCGCCGCGTACGGCGTGGCCTCCCCGACCCAGAAGCACTTCGGCGGCTCCGCGAAGGAGATCCCGGGCATCGGGGAGATCGGCTACATCGGCCTCACGGCGTTCGTCCTGAACGTGGTGGTGACGGTGGTCCTGACCTTCGTCCTGAAGGCCCTGAAGGCCCCCGACGGCATCGACGAGACCAAGCCGGAGGACTACACGGCGGACGCGGGCGACCCCGGGGTCCAGGTGGAACTCCCGCCGGCGACTGCTGGTTCCGCGCACTGA
- a CDS encoding DUF3311 domain-containing protein, translated as MSQAPEVSRGPVVTPMRVVIAICLIAPFVAMLWVGSYAKTDPAFIGIPFFYWYQMAWVLISTVLTMIAYKLWQRDQRARSAAKGGASQ; from the coding sequence ATGTCGCAAGCACCGGAAGTCAGCAGAGGGCCGGTGGTGACGCCCATGCGCGTCGTCATCGCCATCTGCCTCATAGCGCCGTTCGTGGCCATGCTGTGGGTCGGGTCGTACGCCAAGACCGACCCGGCCTTCATCGGGATCCCGTTCTTCTACTGGTACCAGATGGCGTGGGTGCTCATCTCCACCGTCCTGACGATGATCGCCTACAAGCTCTGGCAGCGTGACCAGCGCGCCCGCTCGGCCGCGAAGGGCGGTGCGTCGCAGTGA
- a CDS encoding GntR family transcriptional regulator, which produces MSTDVSSAENENGVPVRTARVPKYYRLKKHLLDMTETQAPGTPVPPERTLAAEFDTSRTTVRQALQELVVEGRLERIQGKGTFVAKPKVSQALQLTSYTEDMRAQGLEPTSQLLDIGYITADDRLAGLLDITPGGRVLRIERLRMANGEPMAIETTHLSAKRFPALRRSLVKYTSLYTALAEVYDVHLAEAEETIETSLATPREAGLLGTDVGLPMLMLSRHSLDRDGQPVEWVRSVYRGDRYKFVARLKRPAD; this is translated from the coding sequence ATGAGCACCGACGTCAGCAGTGCGGAGAACGAGAACGGGGTGCCCGTCCGTACCGCACGCGTGCCCAAGTACTACCGCCTGAAGAAGCACCTGCTCGACATGACGGAGACGCAGGCGCCGGGCACGCCGGTCCCGCCCGAGCGCACCCTGGCGGCGGAGTTCGACACCTCGCGCACCACCGTGCGCCAGGCGCTGCAGGAACTGGTCGTCGAGGGCCGGCTGGAACGCATCCAGGGCAAGGGCACGTTCGTCGCCAAGCCCAAGGTCTCGCAGGCGCTGCAACTGACCTCGTACACCGAGGACATGCGCGCCCAGGGCCTCGAACCCACCTCGCAGCTGCTGGACATCGGCTACATCACGGCCGACGACCGCCTGGCCGGGCTGCTCGACATCACGCCCGGCGGGCGCGTGCTGCGCATCGAGCGGCTGCGCATGGCCAACGGCGAGCCGATGGCCATAGAGACCACCCACCTGAGCGCGAAGCGCTTCCCGGCGCTGCGGCGCTCGCTGGTGAAGTACACGTCCCTCTACACGGCGTTGGCCGAGGTCTACGACGTCCACCTCGCGGAGGCCGAGGAGACCATCGAGACGTCCCTGGCCACCCCGCGCGAGGCCGGCCTGCTCGGCACGGACGTCGGCCTGCCGATGCTGATGCTCTCCCGCCACTCGCTGGACCGGGACGGTCAGCCGGTGGAGTGGGTGCGGTCGGTCTACCGGGGGGACCGCTACAAGTTCGTGGCACGGCTGAAGCGGCCTGCCGACTAG
- a CDS encoding extracellular solute-binding protein, which produces MKRKLISAIGIAGMMVSIAACGGEGDGGSDKGADAKELTVWLTVDAQNNWPELVKAADAAVKKKHPGVKINHEYYGWPDKNAKLDAVLATDKAPDVVEMGNTEMLGYMVKGAFAPLDQAKFDNADAWLDGLKASVTYEDKTYGVPYYAGGRVANWRKDVAASVGVKSAPKTYKGLTAALDKIQKKQGDKFSAWYQPTRDWYAAMSFVYDAGGAIATESGGQWKASLSSPESLKGLKEFKNVVDSYMHGDKTKDESDRYIVYGQGKSSMIFAAAWEGATAEDPKNDKTGKLKGNLENFVMPGPSGKNMPVFLGGSDLAVPVKSDAQALAAEWINAFAGSSGQKGLMAKGNLPNNKTDLATLKNDPKTAVPATAAESNWFVPMAPGWGQVEKAQILQTMLQSIGTGKKSVAAAAKEADAAIDKVINTK; this is translated from the coding sequence GTGAAGCGCAAGCTGATATCCGCGATCGGTATCGCGGGCATGATGGTCTCCATCGCGGCGTGCGGGGGCGAGGGTGACGGGGGTTCCGACAAGGGCGCGGACGCCAAGGAGCTGACCGTCTGGCTCACCGTCGACGCGCAGAACAACTGGCCGGAGCTGGTGAAGGCCGCCGACGCCGCGGTGAAGAAGAAGCACCCCGGCGTCAAGATCAACCACGAGTACTACGGCTGGCCCGACAAGAACGCCAAGCTCGACGCCGTCCTCGCCACGGACAAGGCCCCCGACGTGGTCGAGATGGGCAACACCGAGATGCTCGGCTACATGGTCAAGGGCGCCTTCGCCCCCCTCGACCAGGCCAAGTTCGACAACGCCGACGCCTGGCTGGACGGCCTCAAGGCCTCGGTCACCTACGAGGACAAGACCTACGGCGTCCCGTACTACGCCGGCGGCCGCGTCGCCAACTGGCGCAAGGACGTCGCGGCGTCGGTCGGGGTGAAGTCGGCACCTAAGACGTACAAGGGGCTGACCGCCGCCCTGGACAAGATCCAGAAGAAGCAGGGCGACAAGTTCAGCGCCTGGTACCAGCCCACCCGCGACTGGTACGCGGCCATGTCCTTCGTCTACGACGCCGGCGGCGCCATCGCCACCGAGTCGGGCGGCCAGTGGAAGGCCTCCCTCTCCTCCCCCGAGTCCCTCAAGGGCCTGAAGGAGTTCAAGAACGTCGTCGACTCGTACATGCACGGCGACAAGACCAAGGACGAGTCCGACCGCTACATCGTCTACGGCCAGGGCAAGTCCTCCATGATCTTCGCCGCCGCCTGGGAGGGCGCCACCGCCGAGGACCCGAAGAACGACAAGACCGGCAAGCTCAAGGGCAACCTCGAGAACTTCGTGATGCCCGGCCCGTCCGGCAAGAACATGCCCGTCTTCCTGGGCGGCTCCGACCTCGCCGTGCCGGTGAAGTCCGACGCCCAGGCACTGGCCGCCGAGTGGATCAACGCGTTCGCAGGCTCCTCCGGCCAGAAGGGGCTGATGGCCAAGGGCAACCTGCCCAACAACAAGACGGACCTCGCCACGCTCAAGAACGACCCGAAGACGGCCGTCCCCGCCACCGCGGCCGAGTCCAACTGGTTCGTCCCGATGGCCCCCGGCTGGGGCCAGGTCGAGAAGGCGCAGATCCTGCAGACCATGTTGCAGAGCATCGGCACCGGCAAGAAGTCCGTCGCGGCCGCCGCCAAGGAGGCGGACGCCGCGATCGACAAGGTCATCAACACCAAGTGA
- a CDS encoding carbohydrate ABC transporter permease, translating to MSAADTHIPAKVPPPRQAPPPPPENRRPRERRTSGGAAVPWLLLAPCLLILALVMGYPLARLVTLSFQKFGQSQLWGFQPAESVGFDNFAKVLGDGEFGAVVLRTIVFAAGAVVFTMVIGMALALLLQRVSGWLKMLINIVLVASWGMPVIVATTVFKWLFDSDYGVFNALLSKLPGVDMVGHNWFASGPEGLAVIMLLVIWGAVPFVVITLSAGLTQVPKELEEAARLDGAGSWGVFRYVTLPVLKPIIVMLTTLSVIWDMGVFPQVFVMRGGHPEPEFQVLNTYSYDRAFVVNDYAQGSAIALITVLLLLGVVAVYMRQMLKIGEVE from the coding sequence ATGAGTGCCGCAGACACCCACATCCCTGCCAAAGTGCCGCCGCCGCGGCAGGCACCCCCGCCACCCCCCGAGAACCGACGGCCCCGCGAGCGTCGCACGTCCGGCGGGGCCGCGGTCCCCTGGCTGCTGCTCGCGCCCTGCCTGCTGATCCTCGCCCTGGTCATGGGCTATCCGCTGGCCCGCCTGGTCACCCTGTCCTTCCAGAAGTTCGGGCAGTCCCAGCTGTGGGGCTTCCAGCCGGCCGAGTCGGTCGGCTTCGACAACTTCGCCAAGGTGCTGGGCGACGGCGAGTTCGGGGCCGTCGTCCTGCGCACGATCGTCTTCGCGGCCGGTGCCGTCGTCTTCACGATGGTGATCGGGATGGCCCTCGCCCTGCTGCTCCAGCGGGTCTCCGGCTGGCTGAAGATGCTCATCAACATCGTGCTGGTGGCCAGCTGGGGCATGCCGGTGATCGTGGCGACCACGGTCTTCAAGTGGCTCTTCGACTCCGACTACGGCGTCTTCAACGCGCTGCTCAGCAAGCTGCCCGGCGTCGACATGGTCGGCCACAACTGGTTCGCCAGCGGACCCGAGGGGCTGGCCGTGATCATGCTGCTGGTGATCTGGGGAGCCGTGCCGTTCGTGGTCATCACGCTCAGCGCCGGTCTCACCCAGGTCCCGAAGGAGCTGGAGGAGGCCGCTCGCCTGGACGGCGCCGGCTCCTGGGGTGTCTTCCGTTACGTCACCCTGCCCGTCCTCAAGCCGATCATCGTGATGCTGACGACCCTGTCGGTCATCTGGGACATGGGCGTCTTCCCCCAGGTGTTCGTCATGCGGGGCGGCCACCCCGAGCCGGAGTTCCAGGTCCTCAACACCTACTCCTACGACCGGGCCTTCGTCGTCAACGACTACGCCCAGGGCTCGGCCATCGCGCTGATCACCGTCCTGCTGCTGCTCGGCGTGGTCGCCGTCTACATGCGGCAGATGCTGAAGATCGGAGAGGTCGAATGA
- a CDS encoding carbohydrate ABC transporter permease, protein MSTLAGAGRRKTTGRRTSRLGWNLLGLLVFVTAGFPLYWMLNTAFKPAKDAIDADPSLLPTGITLDNFTRALDIADFWGPVGRSMVVSLAVVVIGMVVGLLAALAISRFAFRGRKIVIVGILAVQMVPLVAMIIPVFLLLNDLGQYDRLTGLIITYLTFILPFTVWTLRGFIVNIPKELEEAAMVDGCSRTGAFLRVVFPLLAPGMVATSVYAFIQAWNEYLYALMLLSQKNQTATVWLGNFTTKHGTEYAPMMAGATMMAVPIVALFLLVQRKMAAGLTAGAVKG, encoded by the coding sequence ATGAGTACGCTCGCCGGAGCCGGCCGCCGGAAGACAACCGGGCGCCGCACGTCGCGGCTCGGCTGGAACCTCCTCGGCCTCCTGGTCTTCGTCACCGCCGGCTTCCCGCTCTACTGGATGCTCAACACGGCGTTCAAGCCCGCCAAGGACGCCATCGACGCGGATCCGAGCCTCCTGCCGACCGGCATCACCCTCGACAACTTCACCCGGGCGCTGGACATCGCCGACTTCTGGGGCCCGGTCGGCCGCAGCATGGTGGTGTCGCTGGCGGTGGTCGTCATCGGCATGGTGGTCGGGCTGCTGGCCGCGCTCGCCATCTCCCGGTTCGCCTTCCGCGGCCGCAAGATCGTGATCGTGGGCATCCTCGCGGTCCAGATGGTCCCGCTGGTCGCCATGATCATTCCGGTGTTCCTGCTGCTCAACGACCTCGGCCAGTACGACCGGCTCACCGGCCTCATCATCACGTACCTGACGTTCATCCTCCCGTTCACCGTGTGGACGCTGCGGGGCTTCATCGTCAACATCCCGAAGGAACTGGAGGAGGCGGCCATGGTCGACGGCTGCTCCCGCACCGGCGCCTTCCTCCGGGTCGTCTTCCCCCTGCTGGCCCCCGGCATGGTCGCCACCTCGGTCTACGCCTTCATCCAGGCCTGGAACGAGTACCTCTACGCCCTGATGCTGCTCAGCCAGAAGAACCAGACCGCGACCGTCTGGCTCGGCAATTTCACCACCAAGCACGGCACCGAATATGCCCCGATGATGGCCGGAGCCACGATGATGGCCGTGCCGATCGTCGCCCTCTTCCTCCTCGTCCAGCGCAAGATGGCCGCGGGCCTGACCGCGGGCGCCGTGAAGGGATGA